In a single window of the Papaver somniferum cultivar HN1 chromosome 8, ASM357369v1, whole genome shotgun sequence genome:
- the LOC113304792 gene encoding GPI-anchored protein LLG1-like, whose amino-acid sequence MAWKTCFSVVLFFALTELATSNFISGDVFEALHGSTGRSLLQAKKGCVVDFENMNYTIIMSQCKGPQYPAKQCCAALLEFMCPFADQINDLNSDCATTDFSYINLYGKYPPGLFANECHGSKDGLDCPDSPPPGKSSSSINLPSRKTNIASSFLIAVLSLVLVFF is encoded by the exons ATGGCTTGGAAAACTTGTTTCTCTGTAGTTCTGTTCTTTGCTTTGACAGAATTGGCCACCTCAAATTTCATTTCAG GTGATGTCTTTGAGGCATTGCATGGATCCACAGGCCGTTCACTCCTCCAGGCGAAAAAAG GTTGCGTAGTGGATTTTGAAAACATGAACTACACAATCATAATGAGCCAGTGCAAAGGACCTCAATACCCTGCTAAGCAATGTTGTGCCGCCTTGTTAGAATTTATGTGTCCATTTGCAGATCAAATTAACGACTTGAATAGTGATTGTGCAACCACGGATTTCAGCTACATAAATTTGTATGGAAAGTACCCACCTGGTTTGTTTGCAAATGAATGTCATGGAAGTAAAGATGGTCTTGATTGTCCTGACTCACCTCCACCAGGAAAATCTTCATCTAGTATCAACTTACCTAGTAGAAAAACAAATATTGCATCTTCCTTTCTCATAGCTGTCTTGTCCCTCGTACTAGTATTTTTCTAA
- the LOC113305547 gene encoding uncharacterized protein LOC113305547 — MGITDVRLTSDSQLVIRQIELEYNVYVDTLSAYMALVQTLASQIPSIKLRHLCIKDLRHADALAYISSMLKDESIKAIKITRVYEPSITPQQSFAANREDDVGEDIEDDVVEDINNDFDEEELLSRANQDEDFTNEEEWRTEIHLFLEEGTLTADLKKARKIQSKAGRYDFRDGILYKKSFLGSLLRCLSRKEGHRILNDIHYGDAGNHSGMRSLADKAKMFGIPEEIVSGNGKQLQGKNIDMLFDTFKIRKNKSTPIYPQSNGQAEATNKILGIILKKQLDEHKGRWCEQLHNVLWAYRTTQRSATGESPFFLTYGAEAVIPTEIIMTTTKTEAWEKNLTTYIMLTGLMT; from the exons atgggaatAACTGATGTACGCCTAACAAGTGATTCTCAGTTGGTCATTCGACAAATAGAACTAGAATACAATGTTTACGTTGACACCCTCTCCGCATACATGGCTTTGGTCCAGACTTTAGCCTCCCAGATACCAAGCATCAAGTTACGACATCTGTGCATAAAAGATCTCAGGCATGCCGACGCCCTGGCATACATATCGTCCATGCTGAAAGATGAAAGCATCAAAGCCATCAAGATAACAAGAGTATACGAACCTTCGATTACCCCACAACAATCCTTCGCTGCCAATCGTGAAGACGATGTAGGGGAGGATATAGAAGATGATGTGGTGGAAGATATCAACAATGATTTCGACGAAGAAGAATTATtatcaagagcaaatcaagacgaagacttcaccAACGAAGAGGAATGGAGAACTGAAATCCACCTATTCCTTGAAGAAGGAACGCTTACTGCAGACCTGAAGAAAGCTCGAAAGATACAGTCGAAGGCAGGTAGATATGATTTCCGGGACGGAATCCTTTACAAGAAGTCTTTCCTCGGATCACTATTACGGTGCTTGTCTAGGAAAGAGGGTCATCGTATCCTGAACGACATCCATTACGGCGACGCAGGCAACCACAGCGGGATGAGGTCATTAGCTGACAAAGCTAAGAT GTTCGGCATTCCGGAAGAAATCGTTTCCGgtaatggcaagcaattacaggggaaaaacatagacatgctctttgatACTTTCAAAATCAGGAAGAACAAATCAACCCCCATTTATCCCCAAAGTAACGGCCAAGCTGAGGCTACAAACAAAATCCTTGGTATTATCCTCAAGAAACAATTGGATGAACACAAAGGACGATGGTGCGAACAATTACATaacgtattatgggcatacagaacaacacAAAGATCCGCCACAGGTGAATCACCGTTCTTCCTCACCTACGGGGCAGAAGCCGTTATCCCGACAGAAATTATCATGACaaccacgaagactgaagcatgggagaaaaacctcactaCATATATTATGCTGACAGGCTTGatgacctag